The following proteins are encoded in a genomic region of Lemur catta isolate mLemCat1 chromosome 10, mLemCat1.pri, whole genome shotgun sequence:
- the LOC123645728 gene encoding NUT family member 2G-like: MRKRKTEDEMGPSEPASVGVPRTATEEASSVLKPDTTLNPGASMPPFMGLPFLPPVPGPAHRPPWGQQPPPLMTAAFPPGTPLVLSALPATPLLGGDSARGPSGAGTFNVLVQVRPEAGPVQPPHTQTLVLAQAPLNWSAPGALCGGAKGPAPLLWAAPPVETVMPAPVIGSAPVVGGAPVPGGAPVLGSVPVVGGVPASEGGWFMGLPHPEPPPATQLAAIVSPMKARPQPLGACREGSLPPSQANASRDDSCNTKSVYENYRRWQRFKSLAQRHLPQSPDTEALSCFLIPVLRTLARLKPTMTLEEGLWRAMQEWQHKSNFDRMVFYDMAGKFMEFEEEEMQHQQLQWIKGSQFLPPPASPRPAPRGPPAPEAVQQPVVLPRKAGPKARPAHLPPPAPQRRPPETKVPMEIPAESVKEYVDIMDKLLGLPHRAPDEPDAQWEEEATEQSQDEAGTYPDPGLLSYVDKLCSQEGFITKVEAVIHPRFLEELLSPEASMDSLALSQELEQEEGLTLDQLVEKRLLDLKEKRGVGAAPSRGAPRLDSSPSKSAAGRGADSDGCGPRLGVGAEPCPPQTAARAPQGHGRVQAELPGPKAPAHLSGHPESPRLRAARPASPPQGRRPSSPGLGTRDALGLPGASPVGETLRPGDGSSEDQEELPSLTFLLSSQYRLVPWRLSQSPVPAQPPSAQRRGLSLAAPTVAKSKKQTLSGGPSSAEETAHPGPQLGVSGGQPLALGPGRSSQPRKRRGNPFVSGTRKKRRRSL, translated from the exons ATGAGGAAAAGGAAGACTGAGGATGAGATGGGGCCCTCTGAACCTGCCAGCGTTGGGGTGCCTAGAACTGCCACTGAGGAAG CATCCTCAGTGCTGAAACCGGACACGACCCTGAACCCTGGTGCCTCCATGCCTCCGTTCATGGGTCTGCCCTTTCTCCCACCTGTCCCTGGCCCAGCACACCGGCCACCCTGGGGACAGCAGCCACCACCCCTCATGACTGCAGCGTTCCCTCCTGGAACCCCCCTGGTGCTGTCTGCTCTGCCCGCGACTCCTCTGCTGGGAGGAGATAGTGCCCGTGGCCCGAGTGGGGCTGGCACTTTCAACGTCCTTGTGCAAGTCAGACCAGAAGCGGGGCCGGTGCAGCCCCCTCACACCCAGACCTTGGTCCTGGCTCAGGCCCCACTCAACTGGAGTGCTCCAGGAGCCCTCTGCGGGGGTGCTAAGGGTCCAGCTCCCCTACTCTGGGCAGCTCCTCCCGTGGAGACCGTGATGCCTGCTCCAGTCATCGGCAGTGCTCCAGTTGTTGGCGGTGCCCCAGTCCCTGGTGGTGCCCCAGTCCTTGGCAGTGTCCCGGTTGTTGGCGGTGTCCCAGCCAGCGAAGGAGGCTGGTTCATGGGCCTTCCTCACCCGGAGCCCCCGCCGGCGACCCAGCTGGCCGCCATTGTGTCCCCAATGAAAGCTCGGCCACAGCCCCTCGGGGCGTGCAGGGAGGGCAGCCTGCCCCCCTCCCAGGCCAACGCCTCACGGGATGACTCCTGTAACACCAAGAGCGTCTACGAGAACTACCGACGCTGGCAGCGTTTCAAGTCGCTGGCCCAGAGGCACCTGCCCCAGAGTCCTGATACTGAAGCGCTTTCCTGCTTCCTCAT CCCAGTGCTTCGAACCCTGGCCCGGCTGAAGCCCACCATGACCCTGGAGGAGGGCCTGTGGCGGGCCATGCAGGAATGGCAACACAAAAGCAACTTTGACCGGATGGTCTTCTACGACATGGCAGGAAA GTTTATGGAGTTTGAGGAAGAGGAGATGCAGCACCAGCAGCTGCAGTGGATAAAGGGGTCCCAGTTCCTGCCTCCACCGGCCTCTCCGAGGCCTGCTCCTCGAGGGCCCCCAGCCCCTGAGGCTGTCCAGCAGCCAG tgGTCCTTCCCAGGAAAGCTGGCCCCAAGGCCCGGCCCGCCCACCTGCCACCACCCGCACCCCAGCGGCGGCCGCCGGAGACCAAGGTGCCCATGGAGATCCCCGCTGAGTCCGTCAAGGAATACGTGGACATCATGGACAAGCTGCTGGGGCTGCCCCACAGGGCTCCGGACGAGCCTGATGCGCAGTGGGAAGAGGAGGCCACCGAGCAGTCTCAGGACGAGGCCGGGACGTACCCGGACCCAGGACTCCTCAGCTACGTGGACAAGCTGTGCTCCCAGGAAGGCTTCATCACCAAg GTGGAGGCCGTGATTCACCCCCGATTCCTGGAAGAACTGCTTTCCCCAGAAGCAAGTATGGACTCCTTGGCCCTAAGCCaggagctggagcaggaggaggggctcACCCTTGACCAG CTGGTGGAGAAGCGACTCCTGGACTTGAAGGAGAAACGGGGTGTGGGGGCAGCCCCAAGTCGTGGTGCACCCAGGTTGGACTCGAGTCCTTCTAAGTCTGCAGCTGGCCGAGGTGCAGACAGCGACGGCTGTGGCCCCCGGCTGGGGGTCGGTGCAGAACCCTGCCCACCACAGACGGCTGCCCGTGCCCCTCAAGGACACGGCAGAGTGCAAGCCGAGCTGCCCGGGCCTAAGGCCCCTGCTCACCTCTCTGGGCATCCAGAGTCCCCCAGGCTGAGGGCCGCCCGGCCAGCCTCGCCTCCCCAGGGCCGAAGAccctcctcccctggcctggGGACCAGGGATGCCTTAGGTCTCCCAGGAGCCTCTCCTGTCGGGGAGACGCTCAGGCCAGGCGATGGCTCCAGTGAGGATCAGGAGGAGCTCCCCAGCCTGACCTTCCTCCTGTCCTCCCAGTACAGGCTCGTGCCCTGGAGGCTGTCCCagagccctgtccctgcccagcccccatctGCTCAGAGAAGAGGCCTCAGCCTCGCTGCCCCTACGGTGGCCAAGTCTAAGAAGCAAACTCTCTCTGGGGGCCCGTCCTCTGCTGAAGAGACCGCCCACCCAGGGCCTCAGCTCGGGGTCTCGGGGGGGCAACCCCTGGCCTTGGGGCCAGGTCGATCCTCACAGCCTCGAAAGAGAAGGGGCAACCCGTTTGTCTCGGGGACGAGGAAGAAGCGGCGCCGTAGCCTGTAG